One Nocardia iowensis DNA window includes the following coding sequences:
- a CDS encoding XRE family transcriptional regulator: MAAGDDRPVWAVRMRSERDARGWSQADAVRVMRAKSSHNLPTDSTLLRNWRRWESGESRPDDFYAPIIAAAFDTVTAAFFPKARPNRDDEVLSATGMDTLEFIGRLRMSDVSPATLDAIRITAERLCCEYSYADPHELHAEGTGWLRRITSLLDGRLTLAQHRDILVLAGWVALLVGCVDYDLGRRTAAEATRRAAYSLGVEAENAEITGWSVEMAAWFALTQGNYRGAIDAVDQVLGVSQNLGVGVQLAAQRAKAWARLGDRHQVEAALDQGRAILERIDHPINLDNHFVVDPQKFDFYAMDCCRVAGEDRRAENYANEVIRNATRADGTVRNPMRVSEAHLTLAVVAVRNRDLELAVDEGLRAFAGKRRSLPSLMWIAGEAAREIIARYPGDPRTRVYFDQLRSLSNE, from the coding sequence GTGGCCGCTGGAGACGATCGACCCGTCTGGGCTGTCCGGATGCGCTCCGAGCGCGACGCGCGGGGGTGGTCACAAGCCGACGCCGTCCGCGTGATGCGCGCCAAGTCATCCCACAACCTGCCGACAGACAGTACACTGCTGCGTAACTGGCGCCGCTGGGAATCGGGCGAGTCGCGGCCGGATGATTTCTACGCACCGATCATCGCCGCCGCCTTCGACACTGTCACGGCCGCGTTCTTCCCCAAAGCCAGGCCGAATCGAGACGACGAAGTCCTCTCGGCAACCGGCATGGACACGCTGGAGTTCATTGGCAGACTCCGCATGTCGGACGTTTCCCCCGCCACCCTCGACGCCATCCGTATCACCGCGGAACGCCTGTGCTGCGAGTACTCCTATGCCGATCCGCACGAACTGCACGCCGAGGGCACCGGGTGGTTGCGGCGAATTACCTCGCTACTGGACGGCCGACTGACACTGGCGCAGCATCGCGACATCCTCGTCCTCGCGGGATGGGTTGCGCTACTGGTCGGTTGCGTGGATTACGACCTCGGCCGGCGGACCGCCGCCGAAGCGACCCGGCGCGCCGCGTATTCGCTGGGGGTGGAGGCGGAGAACGCCGAAATCACCGGCTGGAGTGTGGAAATGGCCGCTTGGTTCGCGTTGACCCAGGGCAACTATCGCGGCGCGATCGACGCGGTCGACCAAGTGCTGGGGGTAAGCCAGAACCTGGGCGTCGGCGTGCAACTCGCCGCGCAACGAGCTAAGGCGTGGGCCCGGCTCGGCGACCGCCACCAGGTCGAGGCGGCGCTCGACCAGGGCCGAGCAATTTTGGAGCGAATCGACCATCCGATCAATCTGGATAACCATTTCGTAGTCGACCCACAGAAGTTCGACTTCTACGCGATGGACTGCTGCCGGGTCGCGGGCGAGGATCGGCGCGCCGAGAACTACGCCAACGAGGTCATCCGCAACGCCACCCGCGCCGACGGCACGGTCCGCAATCCGATGCGGGTGTCCGAGGCGCATCTGACCCTCGCGGTGGTCGCCGTCCGCAATCGCGATCTGGAACTCGCCGTCGATGAAGGACTGCGCGCGTTCGCGGGTAAACGCCGTTCACTGCCCTCGCTGATGTGGATCGCGGGCGAGGCCGCGCGCGAAATCATCGCCCGCTACCCCGGCGATCCGCGCACCCGCGTGTACTTTGACCAGCTGCGTTCGTTGTCGAACGAGTGA
- a CDS encoding TIGR02677 family protein, producing MRLFSFATAERRADYLWVLRAFDSARAAYVVLLHADDVAEWIERNGHRPRTPDLLDLAEPPQAPAADVESQQHIEDNMSADKPPADDGPASAAAWSTEHGGRPNAPRLTAAEIGPLLDQLHQWGVLERSYDGTRAATLAEYRNRHFVYQFSQAGFQAYRAVAGVLNARLDEASLSRLVLPELLADLHTLAAANRDGDAERVYRTLRRLDAALTDMAARAAHFYLSLGDLVRTTEITPESFLAHKDALLAHMREFSLDLARFTPRLAGAIAEIEETGVDELIERAAGCDERVLLSFAERQADWQARWDGLRTWFVASGSGETAGTTEAERLREATMSAIAAVLSLLRRVTETRRGGVSRESALRHLAGWFTAAPTADSAHALFDAVFGLGRPRHLAMEHPDADLIPAQRSWWEAPPLEISRTLAETGRPPSAGAPARIHRNDAGIRRLREAQLAAQRARAEAAKSLAAADVHDRVLDERETEVLLRLLDAASTAWVPVSGRVAGTTGSDSGVTLTVSEHDGSTVVQTAHGLLHLNNRRLEVRQTTKTRPRGNGGRP from the coding sequence CTGCGGCTGTTCTCCTTCGCCACCGCCGAGCGCCGCGCCGACTATCTGTGGGTGCTGCGCGCCTTCGACAGCGCGCGGGCGGCGTATGTAGTGCTGCTGCACGCCGACGATGTGGCGGAGTGGATCGAACGCAACGGCCATCGCCCGCGCACGCCTGACCTGCTGGACCTGGCAGAGCCACCGCAGGCACCGGCGGCTGACGTCGAGAGCCAGCAACATATAGAGGACAACATGTCAGCGGACAAACCGCCCGCCGACGACGGTCCCGCGAGCGCCGCGGCCTGGTCCACCGAACACGGCGGCCGTCCGAACGCACCCCGGCTCACCGCCGCCGAGATCGGCCCGCTGCTCGATCAACTGCATCAATGGGGCGTGCTCGAGCGCAGCTACGACGGAACGCGCGCCGCCACCCTGGCCGAATATCGCAACCGGCACTTCGTCTACCAGTTCTCCCAAGCCGGGTTCCAGGCTTACCGCGCGGTCGCGGGCGTGCTCAACGCCCGGCTCGACGAGGCATCGCTGTCGCGGCTGGTGCTGCCGGAGTTGCTGGCCGACCTGCACACCCTCGCCGCGGCCAACCGCGACGGCGATGCCGAACGGGTCTACCGCACGCTGCGCCGCCTCGACGCCGCATTGACGGACATGGCCGCCCGCGCCGCCCACTTCTACCTCTCGCTCGGCGACCTGGTGCGGACCACCGAGATCACCCCGGAATCCTTTCTGGCGCACAAGGACGCGCTGCTCGCGCACATGCGGGAGTTCAGCCTCGACCTGGCCAGGTTCACCCCACGGCTGGCCGGTGCGATCGCCGAGATCGAGGAGACCGGCGTCGACGAACTGATCGAACGCGCCGCCGGGTGCGATGAGCGGGTGCTGCTCAGTTTCGCGGAGCGGCAGGCGGATTGGCAGGCGCGCTGGGACGGGTTGCGGACCTGGTTCGTCGCGTCCGGCAGCGGCGAGACCGCGGGGACGACCGAGGCGGAACGGCTGCGCGAGGCCACCATGAGCGCCATCGCCGCCGTGCTTTCGCTGCTGCGCCGGGTCACCGAGACCCGGCGCGGCGGGGTGAGCAGGGAGTCGGCGCTGCGCCACCTGGCGGGCTGGTTCACCGCCGCGCCGACCGCGGACAGCGCGCATGCCCTCTTCGACGCGGTGTTCGGCCTCGGCCGGCCGCGGCACCTGGCGATGGAGCATCCCGACGCGGATCTCATTCCGGCGCAGCGTTCCTGGTGGGAGGCGCCGCCATTGGAGATCTCCCGCACGCTGGCCGAGACCGGGCGGCCGCCGTCGGCCGGGGCGCCCGCCCGAATCCATCGCAACGACGCGGGGATTCGGCGGTTGCGTGAGGCGCAGTTGGCTGCGCAGCGGGCGCGCGCCGAGGCGGCAAAGTCCCTGGCCGCCGCCGATGTGCACGACCGGGTGCTCGACGAACGGGAGACCGAGGTGCTGTTGCGGCTGCTGGACGCGGCCTCCACGGCGTGGGTGCCGGTGAGCGGCCGGGTCGCCGGGACCACCGGATCCGACAGCGGGGTCACCCTGACCGTCTCGGAGCACGACGGTTCGACGGTGGTGCAGACCGCGCACGGGCTGCTGCACCTGAACAACCGCAGGCTCGAGGTACGCCAGACGACCAAGACCCGGCCGCGTGGCAATGGCGGCCGCCCATGA
- a CDS encoding TIGR02678 family protein, translating to MHGRKIDSLALDNYQRAARVVLANHLVTRTYPDRIALPLIRRWATELREDLVELFGYRLEVTETTARVFPIIDRLDAGKPARTPADRLFDRRRYAYLALCIAALGRAGDQITLSELADQVAAYAGRVDGLELSTDRAADRDAFVDAVGWLTHRGALTLADGDAGGWASDPEAGEALYDIDRPVVFALFRPPRALQHLHSVRGLLTEEASAATGPAHAPTAADLARRVRRALVERPVVYLADLTPEERPVLGQDRIVADVELFTGLRAERRAEGVALIDTSGRLSDIRFPSTGTLAQVGLLLAGEIADRVLDIDNPVPRRPGAPEAGAALAAQLDGAIPESTVFAPLAELRALDDFPAQSDSASDGDTDEAEPVEATYPLVDSAWVRETVQALTDRYGATFAAQWQADVPGLTTEVVALLERLRLVQAVDDGLLVLPALARYRGAVVTVRAKRTEELFVTAADTYGSDSTGTEGN from the coding sequence ATGCACGGCCGCAAGATCGACTCTCTCGCGCTGGACAACTATCAGCGCGCCGCCCGGGTCGTCCTCGCCAACCACCTGGTCACCAGGACCTATCCGGATCGGATCGCGCTGCCGCTGATCCGCCGATGGGCCACCGAATTACGGGAGGACCTGGTCGAGCTGTTCGGTTACCGGCTCGAGGTCACCGAAACCACCGCGCGGGTGTTCCCGATCATCGACCGGTTGGATGCGGGCAAGCCTGCCCGCACGCCCGCCGACCGACTCTTCGATCGTCGACGCTACGCCTACCTCGCGCTCTGCATCGCCGCGCTCGGCCGGGCGGGCGACCAGATCACGTTGTCGGAGTTGGCCGATCAGGTCGCGGCCTACGCGGGCCGGGTGGACGGACTGGAACTGTCCACCGATCGCGCGGCCGACCGGGACGCCTTCGTCGACGCGGTCGGCTGGCTGACCCACCGCGGCGCGCTCACCCTGGCCGACGGCGACGCGGGCGGCTGGGCCAGCGATCCCGAGGCGGGCGAGGCGCTCTACGACATCGACCGGCCCGTGGTGTTCGCGTTGTTCCGGCCACCACGCGCGCTGCAACACCTGCACAGCGTGCGCGGGCTGCTCACCGAAGAAGCCTCGGCCGCAACCGGTCCCGCGCACGCGCCGACCGCCGCCGACCTGGCCAGGCGGGTGCGCCGAGCACTGGTGGAGCGGCCCGTGGTGTACCTCGCGGACCTGACGCCGGAAGAACGGCCGGTGCTCGGACAGGATCGGATCGTCGCCGATGTCGAGCTGTTCACCGGGCTGCGGGCCGAACGCCGGGCGGAGGGGGTCGCGCTGATCGACACGTCCGGGCGGTTGTCGGACATCCGTTTCCCGAGCACCGGCACGCTGGCACAGGTAGGGCTGCTGCTGGCCGGTGAGATCGCCGACCGGGTGCTCGATATCGACAACCCGGTGCCGCGCAGGCCGGGGGCGCCGGAGGCGGGCGCGGCGCTGGCGGCGCAATTGGACGGCGCGATCCCGGAATCGACGGTGTTCGCACCGCTTGCCGAGCTCCGGGCACTCGATGACTTTCCGGCACAGTCAGATTCGGCTTCCGACGGCGACACCGACGAGGCGGAGCCGGTCGAGGCGACGTATCCGCTCGTCGACTCCGCCTGGGTGCGCGAGACCGTGCAGGCGCTCACCGATCGGTACGGCGCCACCTTCGCCGCCCAGTGGCAGGCCGATGTGCCCGGCCTGACCACCGAGGTGGTGGCGCTGCTGGAGCGGCTGCGCCTGGTGCAGGCGGTCGACGACGGGCTGCTGGTGCTGCCCGCCCTCGCTCGCTATCGCGGCGCCGTCGTTACGGTCCGCGCCAAGCGCACCGAGGAACTGTTCGTCACCGCAGCCGACACCTATGGGTCCGACAGCACTGGCACGGAAGGAAACTGA
- a CDS encoding TIGR02680 family protein, which translates to MSLIHGGVRFIPTRAGIVNLWDYRDQEFCFADGRLVLRGPNGSGKTKALEVLFPFVLDGRIEPRRLNPFAGEERTMKSNLLYRKQESAYSYVWMEFARGQWDDPEAVTVGIGMRATRSSDKVTRWYFVADGRVGVDFSLIGADDRPFTRKQLAEQIGTDAIVDRPVEYRNAIDARMFGLGTQRYDQLINLILTLRRPQLAKNLDPRGLSQALTDGLRPLDEQLILDAARSFSDMEEVGRTLEGLVHADSATRTFVDVYRKYLAVQAKTDVDQLRTRLDAVTHASTALFAATALRERREAERATAEARAEDADRAYEQALGDRENLQRSSAYEGKQQLDDLADAVRRLETSAGVHRDKAMKARQTLDQRAQEAERARTGVRTAAAALARGEDELRSAAEEAGINWTALSETARAEQLTATVRGHAEERDADVRAVRQALGVMETAAAERTRAERLAERARELSEAAAAEVAHAEAAVVLARTEAAGALRSWWDEHREVYSSIRDGLFEALDTALAQAGSEEATVAEVLAERTEPLLDEIRNRRQEARGRAATAAEQIAELTAERDRVAAQSDDAPPPFAARTRQSDDRPGAPLWRLVRFADDVTPEAAAGIEAALHAADLLDGWVCAEPPSTYDSDQFLVPLPAKERPKGRTLADVLVVEEDSDELTVPRQTVADVLASIALHEGKGDPAAGIAVSTAGGFRQGVQVGRHHKDDAEFIGATARARRRELRLTELAAALEAATETHRVAQNEEAAATAELARISAAAKALPRATAVSAALRAVSETAGMMRSRTEAAAQAERDLDQAVAEVTSVEKKLRAAATKHRTPRDPRELDALAAAIRHFENTGTGLLRLRTEHDREREREREGSDRYDEAKDLAEAFAEEAEAAESGYQEQLRKLETLREALGAGAADIDQELDRARAKIEATKAEQKAARKAANEAIEAIGDAEAAYRTAHESLGTALTEVLADVKALAPYARPDLLRLLGASTEGRWPSSEAAWSTPEQLLYRIAKAGPDAEPRVLPEEVAELFESLSTATASVRASEATRKSTRSAVTAALQEFDAALAGSGRDYRLQWDAADGLTVVQVQDDDGMSALADFAARIDSARKDQELLLTDAERRILEDALLTGLAQQIYERTSDARDLIARMGAEMKQRRMSSGNTIGVHWVLADTLSDPARAMCKLLDRDASALGADELATIRAHFASEIRAARAAHPERSYPEILAATLDYRTWRVFSFTLISADGSEDKLTVARHSALSGGEQSVSLHLPLFAAAHVMLDSADPQAPRLLALDEAFAGVDDNGRSELLGLSVQFDLDLFMTGYDLWITYPHVPGCAHYDLAHAAAENTVSATLLVWDSGDLLAEHDGTDLTAALGSPNRRRVPTTIEGGIELTPIG; encoded by the coding sequence ATGTCGCTCATCCACGGCGGAGTGCGGTTCATTCCGACCCGCGCCGGAATCGTCAACCTGTGGGACTACCGCGACCAGGAATTCTGCTTCGCGGACGGCAGATTGGTGCTGCGCGGCCCCAACGGGTCCGGCAAGACCAAGGCACTCGAGGTGCTGTTCCCGTTCGTGCTGGACGGGCGGATCGAGCCGCGCCGGCTCAACCCGTTCGCCGGTGAGGAACGCACGATGAAGTCGAACCTGTTGTACCGCAAGCAGGAATCGGCCTACTCCTATGTCTGGATGGAGTTCGCGCGCGGCCAGTGGGACGACCCCGAGGCGGTGACCGTCGGCATCGGCATGCGGGCCACCCGGTCCTCGGACAAGGTGACCCGCTGGTACTTCGTGGCCGACGGCCGGGTGGGCGTCGACTTCTCGCTCATCGGGGCGGACGACCGGCCGTTCACCCGCAAGCAGCTGGCCGAGCAGATCGGCACCGATGCCATCGTGGATCGCCCGGTCGAATACCGGAACGCCATCGACGCCAGGATGTTCGGGCTCGGCACCCAGCGCTACGACCAGCTGATCAACCTGATTCTCACGCTGCGCCGCCCGCAGTTGGCGAAAAACCTGGACCCGCGCGGTCTTTCGCAAGCACTCACCGACGGCCTGCGTCCCCTCGACGAGCAGCTGATCCTCGACGCGGCCCGGTCCTTCAGCGATATGGAGGAGGTTGGGCGCACGCTCGAGGGCTTGGTGCACGCCGACAGCGCCACCCGAACCTTCGTCGACGTCTATCGCAAATATCTTGCGGTGCAGGCTAAAACCGATGTCGACCAGCTGCGCACCAGGCTGGACGCGGTCACCCACGCGAGCACCGCGCTGTTCGCCGCGACCGCACTGCGCGAGCGCCGGGAAGCCGAACGCGCCACCGCCGAGGCGCGCGCCGAGGACGCCGACCGCGCCTACGAGCAGGCGCTCGGCGACCGGGAGAACCTGCAACGCTCCAGCGCCTACGAAGGCAAACAGCAGCTAGACGATCTGGCCGACGCGGTCCGTCGCCTGGAGACCTCCGCGGGCGTGCACCGCGACAAGGCCATGAAGGCCAGGCAGACGCTCGATCAGCGGGCGCAGGAGGCGGAGCGGGCGCGTACCGGGGTGCGGACGGCCGCCGCGGCACTGGCCCGCGGCGAGGACGAATTGCGGTCCGCCGCCGAGGAAGCCGGAATCAACTGGACGGCGCTGTCCGAGACCGCCCGCGCCGAACAGCTCACCGCGACGGTGCGCGGGCATGCCGAGGAACGCGACGCCGACGTGCGCGCGGTGCGGCAGGCCCTTGGCGTCATGGAGACCGCGGCGGCCGAACGCACCAGGGCCGAACGGCTCGCCGAACGCGCCCGCGAGTTGAGTGAGGCGGCCGCCGCCGAGGTCGCGCACGCCGAAGCGGCGGTGGTGCTGGCCCGCACCGAAGCCGCGGGCGCACTGCGCAGTTGGTGGGACGAGCACCGCGAGGTCTACTCCTCCATTCGAGACGGACTGTTCGAAGCGCTGGATACCGCGCTCGCCCAAGCAGGTTCGGAGGAAGCGACCGTTGCGGAGGTGCTGGCCGAGCGCACCGAGCCGCTGCTGGACGAAATTCGCAACCGTCGCCAGGAAGCCCGTGGGCGAGCGGCGACGGCGGCCGAACAGATCGCCGAGCTGACCGCCGAACGTGACCGGGTGGCCGCCCAGAGCGACGACGCGCCACCGCCTTTCGCCGCACGCACGCGGCAGTCGGACGACCGGCCCGGCGCCCCGCTGTGGCGCCTGGTCCGCTTCGCCGACGACGTGACACCGGAGGCGGCCGCCGGTATCGAGGCCGCGCTGCACGCCGCCGATCTGCTCGACGGCTGGGTCTGCGCGGAACCGCCGTCGACATACGACTCGGACCAATTCCTCGTCCCGCTGCCCGCGAAGGAACGGCCGAAGGGCCGCACGCTCGCCGATGTCCTTGTTGTCGAGGAGGATTCGGATGAGCTCACGGTGCCGCGACAGACGGTCGCCGACGTACTGGCCTCCATTGCCCTGCACGAGGGCAAGGGTGATCCGGCGGCCGGAATCGCGGTCAGCACCGCGGGCGGCTTCCGGCAGGGCGTCCAGGTGGGCAGGCACCACAAGGACGACGCCGAGTTCATCGGCGCCACCGCCCGTGCGCGCCGCCGTGAACTCCGGCTGACCGAACTGGCCGCCGCGCTCGAAGCGGCGACCGAAACCCATCGGGTGGCACAGAACGAGGAGGCGGCCGCCACCGCCGAGCTCGCCCGAATCTCGGCCGCCGCCAAGGCCTTGCCGCGCGCGACAGCGGTCAGCGCCGCATTGCGCGCGGTCTCGGAGACGGCGGGCATGATGCGTTCGCGCACCGAGGCCGCCGCGCAGGCCGAGCGCGATCTCGATCAGGCGGTCGCCGAGGTAACGTCGGTCGAGAAGAAGCTGCGCGCGGCCGCAACGAAACATCGGACCCCGCGCGATCCCCGTGAACTCGACGCGTTGGCCGCGGCCATCCGGCATTTCGAGAACACCGGCACCGGCCTGCTGCGATTGCGCACCGAACACGACCGGGAGCGCGAACGCGAACGCGAGGGCAGCGACCGCTACGACGAGGCCAAGGACCTGGCCGAAGCGTTCGCCGAGGAAGCCGAGGCGGCCGAGTCCGGCTATCAGGAGCAGCTGCGCAAACTCGAAACCCTGCGCGAGGCACTGGGTGCGGGCGCCGCTGACATCGATCAGGAACTCGACCGAGCGCGCGCGAAGATCGAGGCGACCAAGGCCGAACAGAAGGCCGCACGCAAGGCCGCCAACGAGGCGATCGAGGCCATCGGCGACGCCGAAGCCGCCTACCGCACCGCACACGAATCCCTGGGCACCGCACTCACCGAGGTGCTTGCCGACGTGAAAGCCCTTGCCCCGTACGCCCGGCCGGACCTGCTCCGGCTACTCGGCGCCTCGACCGAGGGCCGCTGGCCCAGCAGCGAGGCCGCCTGGTCGACCCCCGAACAGCTGTTGTACCGGATCGCCAAGGCCGGACCGGACGCCGAACCGCGGGTACTGCCCGAGGAGGTCGCCGAACTGTTCGAAAGCCTCAGCACCGCAACGGCTTCGGTGCGGGCCAGTGAGGCGACCCGCAAGTCCACCCGCAGCGCGGTGACCGCGGCGCTGCAGGAGTTCGATGCCGCCCTCGCCGGGTCGGGGCGCGACTACCGGTTGCAGTGGGACGCCGCCGACGGGCTGACCGTCGTGCAGGTCCAGGACGATGACGGCATGTCGGCGCTCGCCGATTTCGCCGCCCGCATCGACAGCGCCCGCAAGGATCAGGAGCTGCTGCTCACCGACGCGGAGCGGCGCATCCTGGAGGACGCACTGCTGACCGGGCTCGCCCAGCAGATCTACGAACGCACCAGCGACGCACGCGATCTCATCGCCCGGATGGGTGCGGAGATGAAGCAGCGGCGGATGTCCTCCGGCAACACCATCGGCGTGCACTGGGTGCTGGCCGACACGCTCTCCGACCCGGCTCGGGCCATGTGCAAGCTGCTCGACCGGGACGCGTCGGCGCTGGGCGCGGACGAACTCGCGACCATCCGTGCGCATTTCGCGTCCGAGATCCGGGCGGCCCGGGCCGCGCACCCGGAACGCTCCTACCCCGAAATTCTCGCGGCTACCCTGGATTACCGCACCTGGCGGGTGTTCTCGTTCACCCTGATCTCAGCCGACGGAAGCGAGGACAAGCTCACCGTGGCCAGGCACAGCGCGCTGTCCGGAGGCGAGCAGTCGGTGTCGCTGCACCTGCCGCTGTTCGCGGCCGCGCACGTGATGCTCGATTCGGCCGACCCGCAGGCGCCGCGCCTGCTCGCCCTAGACGAGGCGTTCGCCGGTGTCGACGACAACGGCCGCAGCGAATTGCTCGGGCTCAGTGTGCAATTCGATCTCGACCTGTTCATGACCGGCTACGATCTGTGGATCACCTACCCGCACGTGCCCGGCTGCGCACACTACGACCTGGCGCACGCCGCCGCCGAGAACACCGTCAGCGCAACGCTTCTGGTCTGGGATAGCGGCGACCTGCTCGCCGAACACGACGGCACCGACCTGACCGCTGCCCTCGGCTCGCCCAACCGCCGCCGCGTCCCGACGACCATCGAAGGCGGGATCGAGCTGACGCCGATCGGTTAG
- a CDS encoding TetR/AcrR family transcriptional regulator, with translation MNTRSDAQRSRTVLVDAIGNLLDEGRVGFSIPELAGAAGVGVATAYRHFPTPQDAMQAFHRRAIEQLLEALGAIDPTTDPVERFHRFCRTWVEQARQWGPAVRYIRSHKGFIERLAAGDTSITALHDILAEVLDALVRQGKTALSDRTFAVLMWITIFDERVVYDLTVHQHWSADRVTAQLTRAAAGALAIRV, from the coding sequence GTGAACACCCGAAGCGATGCCCAGCGCAGTAGAACGGTGCTGGTCGACGCGATCGGCAACCTGCTGGACGAGGGCAGGGTCGGGTTCTCGATCCCCGAATTGGCCGGCGCGGCCGGTGTCGGTGTCGCCACCGCGTACCGGCACTTCCCGACACCGCAGGACGCGATGCAGGCGTTCCATCGCCGCGCGATCGAACAACTGCTGGAGGCGCTCGGCGCGATCGACCCGACCACCGACCCGGTCGAGCGGTTCCACCGGTTCTGCCGCACCTGGGTCGAGCAGGCGCGGCAGTGGGGTCCCGCGGTCCGCTACATCCGCAGCCACAAGGGCTTCATCGAACGGCTCGCCGCGGGCGACACCTCGATCACCGCGCTGCACGACATCCTCGCCGAAGTACTGGATGCGCTTGTCCGGCAAGGCAAGACGGCACTGAGCGATCGCACCTTCGCGGTGCTGATGTGGATCACCATCTTCGATGAACGGGTCGTCTACGACCTCACCGTGCACCAGCACTGGTCGGCCGACCGCGTCACCGCCCAGCTCACCCGCGCCGCCGCGGGCGCCCTCGCCATCCGCGTCTAA
- a CDS encoding amino acid permease, whose translation MAAPTQLRPVTNRRFSPSRFTAPRATKTAETQPLKRTLGRFDLIAMGVGAIVGAGIFVTTGVAAATKAGPAIVLSFVLAGAICVLVALCYSELASMTPLSGSAYTYTRATLGESPAFLVGWNLLLEYAVAAAAVAIGWSGLFTAMLNSLFGVTLPREITAGPADGGIVNLPALFITAAIIAVLIFGVELTATVVKALVTVTIAVLILVIAIGAPQVDTANWTPFMPFGVHGIAAGAALAFFAYLGFDIVATSAEETRDPARDLPWGIIGSVVVATGLYAAVSAVLTGVAPYPSLNNAAPVATALGAIGAGWIGQVILVASVIALTKGLLMLCYGQTRLIFAMSRDGMLPRALCHTSPRGAPVRLSLLLGAAIALVAALLPIGTVAELVNIGALFAFVIVALGVLILRRSAPDRPRPFRAPLVPLVPLAAIAGCIWLATTFEGLTWVRFALWSAVGAAVYFGYGRRHSLVAAQEGFR comes from the coding sequence ATGGCCGCACCGACACAGCTTCGCCCCGTTACCAACCGCCGCTTCAGCCCGTCTCGATTCACCGCACCCCGTGCGACGAAGACGGCCGAAACTCAGCCGCTCAAACGCACGCTCGGCCGTTTCGACCTGATCGCGATGGGCGTCGGCGCCATTGTCGGCGCGGGCATCTTCGTCACCACCGGCGTTGCCGCCGCTACCAAGGCGGGCCCGGCGATCGTGCTGTCGTTCGTGCTGGCCGGGGCGATCTGTGTGCTGGTCGCCCTCTGTTACAGCGAACTCGCTTCGATGACACCGCTTTCCGGCAGCGCGTACACCTATACTAGGGCGACGCTCGGTGAATCACCGGCGTTCCTGGTCGGCTGGAATCTACTGCTCGAATACGCCGTCGCCGCTGCCGCCGTCGCCATCGGCTGGTCGGGATTGTTCACCGCGATGCTGAATTCCCTTTTCGGCGTGACCCTTCCACGTGAAATAACCGCAGGCCCGGCCGATGGCGGCATCGTCAATCTGCCCGCTCTGTTCATCACCGCCGCGATAATCGCTGTGCTGATATTCGGTGTCGAGCTGACCGCGACCGTGGTGAAGGCATTGGTGACGGTGACGATCGCCGTTCTGATACTGGTGATCGCGATCGGTGCACCGCAGGTGGACACGGCCAATTGGACGCCATTCATGCCGTTCGGCGTGCATGGCATCGCCGCGGGCGCGGCGCTCGCCTTCTTCGCCTACCTCGGTTTCGATATCGTCGCCACGTCCGCGGAGGAAACCCGCGACCCGGCGCGCGATCTGCCCTGGGGCATCATCGGTTCGGTTGTGGTCGCCACCGGACTGTACGCGGCTGTCAGCGCCGTACTCACCGGCGTGGCGCCCTATCCGAGCTTGAACAACGCCGCCCCGGTTGCCACCGCGCTCGGCGCGATCGGCGCGGGCTGGATCGGCCAGGTCATCCTGGTGGCATCGGTGATCGCGCTGACCAAGGGCCTGCTGATGCTGTGCTACGGGCAGACCCGGCTGATCTTCGCGATGAGCCGAGACGGAATGCTGCCCCGTGCGCTCTGCCACACCAGCCCCCGCGGCGCGCCGGTTCGCCTGAGCCTGCTGCTCGGTGCGGCCATCGCCCTGGTCGCGGCGTTGCTGCCGATCGGGACGGTCGCCGAGCTGGTGAATATCGGGGCGCTCTTCGCGTTCGTCATCGTCGCGCTCGGGGTGCTGATCCTGCGCCGCAGCGCGCCGGACCGGCCGCGCCCGTTCCGCGCTCCGCTGGTGCCCTTGGTGCCGCTCGCCGCGATCGCCGGATGTATCTGGCTGGCAACCACTTTCGAGGGCCTCACCTGGGTGCGTTTCGCCCTGTGGAGCGCGGTCGGCGCGGCCGTGTACTTCGGCTACGGCCGTCGTCATTCCCTTGTCGCCGCTCAGGAAGGCTTCCGGTGA